CCAAGTCAAAGCATCTGAATGTTCGCCATAAAAGCTGATAACACATTTAAGCAGATATCAGTTTATATGTTGGCTGGTTTTAGCAGGGTAGGGTCCAGAGGGGCTGGGAGGGGGATGGCGCCCCAGACAGGATGGATGTACACGTTTAGTGTGTCGCAGTGTTTGTTTCTTCCTTTGTTAATCCTGAATCAACGTCTGGCAACAGCAAATGATTTTCAACAGACCTGAAAAAAAGATGCACAAACTGTGTGGAGATAAAAAGACTCTGATTGAACTGATTCCACACAGTGTCCCATTACAAATGTCCAGAACCCGTAGCTCAGCTTGTCATCATCACGAGCATCATCATCAAATCCACTATGTCCTGATGGAACCAGGAGCAGGTCTCACTTGGGTCATAGGTCCACACAGAGCGTCAATCCCGCACCAGAGGAAGTGAACATGGTCAGGGCGCCGAAACCAGAGGATGGAGCAGTGACCAGTTCAGTCCTGGTTCCTGAAGAAAAGGAAACGTTCACCCTTGTTACTCCAGGTATTAGTCACGTCCCACCTCCGTCCCCCGTTAACCTCAGGCCATCACAGCTAATCCCCCTCCTATCCATTACCCTGTAGCCCTGTAATCCCCCCCATCAGGACCTAGTTCTTCTAATCCCCCTGCTCTCTATTACCATGTACCCTCAGCTTCACAACCCCCCGTCTCCTCTGGCTCCGGCTGAAGTCCGCGCTAATTGTGTCCGTTATGTGTGACCCGGCCAGAGGCTGGAAAAACACGCAGCAGCGGATCGAGGTGATAATCGCACATGGATGAGTGACGGGAGGCGGCTGACGCTCACACTGGCTGGAGTCAGAGGAGAATAACTCCAGACTCCTCCGTCTGCAGTCCAGGAACCTTTCAGCTGCTTTATGGTCTAGGAATTATAGGATTACACAGGAGCATCCATCAATCCActgccacagcctctgcctcctgcacaGACTCAGGCCCGTCGGACTCACTCCTCCACATCATTGCTGTGAACTAGCTTTCTTCCCCACAGCATGTTGTGTTTGGTGGTGTGACAGTTGTGGACATGGCTCCGTACCTGACAGGTCAGGAGGATTAACAGTGGCTGAAAGAACAAATGGAATAATCCAGAAAACGCGACAGGAAGGTGGTGGAGAGGCAGCGAGGACAGCTGAGGGCGAGGCTCCGGTTCCACACCAGCGTTGTCTTGATGTGATGCACAGCGATGCTGGTGAAGATGTGACAACTCTCACCCCGACACCAGATCTGCCCTGACTCAGTCTGcacattaaatattacattacatcTCTATGATCCCGGAGCCAAAGGCTGTGGAGGCAGGCAGGCTACGGTCAAATACGCATCAGCTGTTAACAAGGTGTTTGATTTCAGCAAGCAACAGCACCGACAGAGTTCTGTGTAGAACTTCACCAAATGACATCAGGACGTCAGCCGTTACACAGAAAGTCTTTCATaacaacaacactgaaaaaTCCAGCACCATGACAATGAGCAGAACCGGCCTCAGGGGGAGCAGGCATGTGTTGGCTTCAGTTCCATCTAGTCATTCCACTGTGAGCTCACAGTGAGGTTCTAAAGCTTTTAAAGCATCCTCTGCAGATTGTTCTGTTGGGTCTGCTGTGTCACGTGTGATCTTGCTCTTTGTTCACctgcagtgactgtgtgttttcaggctgAGGGGGGAGTGGCTGGTCCGGCTTGAGAACCGAAACAAGCACCTGAAGAACCTCAATGACAGCTTTGTGAAGAAGGCGAAGGAACCAGCGCAAACatgagctgcagaaacacaaaaacccaTTTTCCTGATCCCAGTGTTAAAGAGAGCAATAAATGAGTTGTTGATCAAAATCGTCTTCTGATCAGTTTTGGTGTTCTGGAAACGTAACCGGTGACAAGGCTTTTTGTTTCCAGGAGTCGCTTGTCTGATGATGGAACCACAACTGGAATGTCTACAGCTTGACTTCAGGTCTTCGGTTCTGTCCCTACTTAATGTTGTTCCTTCACTTCGCTAACTGCACCACCTGTGGTTCCTGTCTGCATTTAAAGCCTCAGCTGGATCGTGTTCTTGTGTAACTTTGACTGGTTTCCTGGAGTAACTGCCCACAGAGAGTTTTGGCATCGAGCCTCCTACATGAGGGATGCCACCCCCTTTCCCTCTACTGGACTTTGGCAACGTTTGGGAGCAGGTCACGTCGCCATCAGTTTCCTCTCTTGACTTAAGTTTAAGCTCattgtttctgcactggttctgtttgctgtgagTTGGTTTGGGCCGCGTTTTCTGGTTCAGCTGCTTTCTCACCCCCCACAGCCTGTTTTAGTCTCTTGAATCCTAGTGCTTTTTTCTAGTGGACTCCAGTCTCAGCAGCCTGAAACCAGCTTTTCCTTAAATCAAAATACGCTTGCAGCCAGAGCTCTGGtttccacttttattttggGCCTGAGCAACAGGCATAAAAGCGTGTACCTGACTagagcagcaaacaaacaaagaaccgTCCACCTGCCAAAGCTTGACTTACAAATACTTGTCAAAGATTCCGGTgttcctttcagaataaaagcacactctttccacaataaaagcatcgTATTGGTTACACTACAGTGAAGGTTGTGGTGTGGACAACTGGGCCGGTGCAGATCAATACAGGCTGTGCAGCGGTAAGATGGCCGTGGTTTTGGTCTTTTCCAGCAGGGTTTCTCTCAGTGTTTGTTTCTGGACTTCAACCCACACGTATCGGGGGTTTTCCACAGGCGGAGGCCGTCCTGTCCCTGTGCTCTCCACCTTCTCTCCGTCCTCGTTGCGCTGGACATAGTCAGGCACCAGTGCCACCAGCGTGTTGAAGCACACGCCGTCCGTCTTCCCATGCTGCCGGCCGTTGTGCTGCAGGCTGAAGACGCCCAGCGTGTGGACCTCGTGGTCGTAGTAGGCTGACGGCAGCGCTTCCTGCACCACCATGTTGGCCGCCCAGGTGACAGCGTGGGTCCTCACTGCCGCCGCCGTAGGAAGGTGGAGATCTGGGGCTGCAGAAAGCATTGAGTCAGCGTTTCACACGCAGCTGACCAACGACCCAACAAGTCAGAACCGTTGCATACATTTACTGAGCAGGATCCAGATCTGCCCCTCGGTTCCTGTGAAGACCAGGAGCATCCGCTGCAGCACATGGCGACAGCTCAGGTCTATAGGTAAGGTGACAGGGTGCCAAGGATCCCGACGGTACCTGAAGGCGGCGCAcagacagatacagacagacagtcctGACTGATCCCTAGTGATTTACTAGGGATTGTGGGAATAGAACAACCAGTGGTTCAGGTTCATCAGATAAATCTATCAtgaacacagataaacacacggACCAGTAGATTAATGTCCTACTTTAGTCCACATTCGATAAGAGGGAGGATGTCCCGTCCCCTCAGAGGAATGACAGACTGTTTGTCCCACCAGGACGCCTGAAGAGACTCCCCATCTGCTGCTGACAGATCCTTTATCCTCccacctgaaacacagacgGGGAGGTTTACTTCAGCACTATCAAAAGAAGCTGATGATGACAGGGTCATGTCCTAAAAGGGCACCTCGTGGAGCTCTCTGGTCAGAAAGTCAGATTAAACCAACAGCACCTCACGGAGAGAATTAAAAATAACttgaaatgaaaagaagaagGTGGAGCTAAAATGTCTGCACTGAAACCAAAGGAAAGATTTGAGTCTTtatctgtgacctctgacctgtgacCTTAGCCAGGTAGATGAAGCGGATCCATTGTGGTCCTTGTTCCTGGACCAGCAGCAGGGTGAGTGGCTCACATTCAAAGCccgcctcctccttcacctgcagACGAGGAGAGGTGCAGTGTAGGTAAACGCCATGAGCATCGTAGACAGGACGGCTACCGGCTGTCTGGGTCACAAGAGGGTCTCACCTCCCTCTTCAGTGCCTCCTCCAGACTCTCCCCCGCTTCCACTCTCCCTGCAGGAAGGTACCACTGTTTGTAACAGTCCTGCCGCGCCTCCTGCACCATCAGCACCTCCTCCTGAAAAGCCCGAGTTACATTTTAAATCAGGTTAGTAATGACTCAAAAGAGTAGCTTTAATTCAATAAAAACGAATTTCAACACAGTTTCTGAGGATGATGTGATGTCAGAGTTTAAATATTTGTCAGTACTAGTAGACTTACAGTTGCTTTGGGATTACGTGGATTTCTGATTAAATGTGCTCTGATCTTCATCTAAGTCACATCAATAGAAAAACACAGTCTGCTTAAAATAATACTGCACGAACacatgttttcttattttttaatgaacatAACATATAAACATTCACAGTGCAGTATTGAGAAAGTATGTGAAACTTTGGACTTAATAACTAGTTGACCGCCCTATGGCAGCAATAACTTCAACCAAACGTTTCCTGTAGTTGTATTTGCAAGTCATGTcacagcatttaaatcaggtTGAAGTCAGGACTCTGACTGGGCCACTCCAAGTGTAATTCTTTTATTGAATTACTTTCAGCTTCAGTTGGCGGGCAGATGGTCTTAAATTTTCCTGCAAAATGTCCTGATAAACTCATTTTTCATCTTTCTGTTAATGACAACAATGGATCGTCCCTAAAGCAGCCCCAAACCATGACGCTCCCTCCACCATGTTTTACAGCGGGGATGAGGTTTTGATGTTGGTGTGCTGTGCCTTTTTTTCTCCACACatagtgttgtgtgttttttcaaacAATTCAATTTTGAACATTTTGCCAGTAGCGCTGTGGAGCATCCAGGTGCTCATTTGCAAACTTGCAAACATGCTGCAATATTTCTTTTGGAAAAGAGTGACTTTCTCCATGCTGTTCTCCCATATACCTGTAGTGTAGATGTGTAAACAAAACTGTCAGCATGTGCCAGAGATTTCTGTAAGTCTTTAGCTAACTTTTCTTCGCCTCATTAAGCATTCTGCACTGTGCTCTTGGAGTCATCTTTACAGGGTGACCACTTCACAGGGAGAGTAGCAACTTTCTCCATTTGTAGACAGTCTGTCTTACCGTGGACACATGAAGATCAAGGCTATTGGAGATACTTTTTTAACCCTCTCCAGCTTCATGTCAGTCCACAATTCTTGATCCTAGGGGTTCTGAGAGCTCTTTTCTGTGAGGCATGGTTCACATCAGGCAGTGCTTCTTGAAACTAGTAAACGCAAAcctggtgtgtgtttttaaagggcAGGACAGCTTCCAGCAACACATGCAATCTCATCACATTAATTGGACTTCAGGTTGGCTCACTCCTGGCTCCAATCAGCTCTTGGAGAAGTCAT
Above is a window of Betta splendens chromosome 9, fBetSpl5.4, whole genome shotgun sequence DNA encoding:
- the nudt18 gene encoding 8-oxo-dGDP phosphatase NUDT18 isoform X4; its protein translation is MVQEARQDCYKQWYLPAGRVEAGESLEEALKREVKEEAGFECEPLTLLLVQEQGPQWIRFIYLAKVTGGRIKDLSAADGESLQASWWDKQSVIPLRGRDILPLIECGLKYRRDPWHPVTLPIDLSCRHVLQRMLLVFTGTEGQIWILLSKSPDLHLPTAAAVRTHAVTWAANMVVQEALPSAYYDHEVHTLGVFSLQHNGRQHGKTDGVCFNTLVALVPDYVQRNEDGEKVESTGTGRPPPVENPRYVWVEVQKQTLRETLLEKTKTTAILPLHSLY
- the nudt18 gene encoding 8-oxo-dGDP phosphatase NUDT18 isoform X2, with product MSDMEVTEEQRSQVEKGLEKLLRGEGSEVEVCDVGLEQSKPATLRKNVTYIVCAVVFNDKEEVLMVQEARQDCYKQWYLPAGRVEAGESLEEALKREVKEEAGFECEPLTLLLVQEQGPQWIRFIYLAKVTGGRIKDLSAADGESLQASWWDKQSVIPLRGRDILPLIECGLKYRRDPWHPVTLPIDLSCRHVLQRMLLVFTGTEGQIWILLSKSPDLHLPTAAAVRTHAVTWAANMVVQEALPSAYYDHEVHTLGVFSLQHNGRQHGKTDGVCFNTLVALVPDYVQRNEDGEKVESTGTGRPPPVENPRYVWVEVQKQTLRETLLEKTKTTAILPLHSLY
- the nudt18 gene encoding 8-oxo-dGDP phosphatase NUDT18 isoform X3; this encodes MEVTEEQRSQVEKGLEKLLRGEGSEVEVCDVGLEQSKPATLRKNVTYIVCAVVFNDKEEVLMVQEARQDCYKQWYLPAGRVEAGESLEEALKREVKEEAGFECEPLTLLLVQEQGPQWIRFIYLAKVTGGRIKDLSAADGESLQASWWDKQSVIPLRGRDILPLIECGLKYRRDPWHPVTLPIDLSCRHVLQRMLLVFTGTEGQIWILLSKSPDLHLPTAAAVRTHAVTWAANMVVQEALPSAYYDHEVHTLGVFSLQHNGRQHGKTDGVCFNTLVALVPDYVQRNEDGEKVESTGTGRPPPVENPRYVWVEVQKQTLRETLLEKTKTTAILPLHSLY
- the nudt18 gene encoding 8-oxo-dGDP phosphatase NUDT18 isoform X1 codes for the protein MTSPNYMEVTEEQRSQVEKGLEKLLRGEGSEVEVCDVGLEQSKPATLRKNVTYIVCAVVFNDKEEVLMVQEARQDCYKQWYLPAGRVEAGESLEEALKREVKEEAGFECEPLTLLLVQEQGPQWIRFIYLAKVTGGRIKDLSAADGESLQASWWDKQSVIPLRGRDILPLIECGLKYRRDPWHPVTLPIDLSCRHVLQRMLLVFTGTEGQIWILLSKSPDLHLPTAAAVRTHAVTWAANMVVQEALPSAYYDHEVHTLGVFSLQHNGRQHGKTDGVCFNTLVALVPDYVQRNEDGEKVESTGTGRPPPVENPRYVWVEVQKQTLRETLLEKTKTTAILPLHSLY